The Macaca fascicularis isolate 582-1 chromosome 1, T2T-MFA8v1.1 genome includes a window with the following:
- the LOC135970359 gene encoding Fc receptor-like protein 3: protein MAKKIIAEMRECLIVIFCSLTARRREQSGVAPKAVLLLDPPWSTAFKGEKVTLTCRGISQSPARGDTFWYRDEKPWKIQHNAIQIRESGNYQCKTLGSSLSDAVHVEFSHDSLILQASHPVFEGDNVTLRCQGKENENAREKVYYKDGKQLPNSYNLDFITVNSVSRDNSKYHCTATCTILSIVSIKRNSKRLNIQVQGNG from the exons AGAGTGTCTGATTGTCATTTTCTGCTCCCTCACAGCTCGTAGAAGAGAACAATCAG GGGTAGCTCCAAAAGCTGTACTTCTCCTTGATCCTCCATGGTCCACAGCCTTCAAAGGAGAAAAAGTGACTCTCACATGCAGGGGAATATCACAGTCCCCCGCCCGCGGAGACACGTTTTGGTATCGCGATGAGAAGCCGTGGAAAATACAACATAACGCGATCCAAATTAGGGAGTCTGGAAATTACCAATGCAAGACCCTAGGATCCTCCCTCAGTGATGCTGTGCATGTGGAATTTTCACATG ACTCGCTGATCCTGCAGGCTTCGCATCCTGTCTTTGAAGGAGATAATGTCACCCTGAGATGTcaggggaaagaaaatgaaaacgcTCGTGAAAAGGTTTACTACAAAGATGGAAAACAGCTTCCTAATAGTTATAATTTAGACTTCATCACAGTGAATTCAGTCTCCAGGGACAATAGCAAATATCATTGTACTGCTACTTGTACGATACTTTCCATAGTATCAATTAAACGAAATTCAAAACGCCTAAATATCCAAGTTCAAGGTAATGGCTAG
- the LOC102115666 gene encoding Fc receptor-like protein 3: MTLICETQLSPQRPKVQLQFSFFRDSQTLGSGWSTSPELQIPAMWTEDSGFYWCETETVTHNINKRSLTSQIRVQRVPVSNVNLEIQPTGGQLIEGENMVLICSVAQGSGTVTFSWHKEGRVRSLGRKTQRSLLAELHVLMVKESDAGRYYCAADNVHGPILSRWIQVTVRIPVSQPILTFRAPRVQALVGDLLELHCESLRGSPPILYRFYHEDVTLGNSSATSGGGASFNLSLTAEHSGNYSCDADNGLGAQHSHGVSLRVTVPVSRPILTLRAPGAQAVVGDLLELHCESLRGSFPILYWFYHEDDTLGKSSAHSGGGASFNLSLTTEHSGNYSCEADNGLGAQRSEVVTFSVTGTSRNRTGLTTAGVTGLVLSILSLAAAAAALLHYARAQRKPGGLSATGTSSHSPSECQEPSSSGPSRIDLQEPTHSKPLAPVELEPMYSNVNPGDSNLIYSHIWSIQHTKENSANCPTMHQEHKELTVLYSELKKKYPDDSAGEARSRGRAHEDDEENYENMPHALLASDH; this comes from the exons ATGACCCTGATCTGTGAGACCCAGCTCTCTCCACAGAGGCCAAAAGTCCAGCTGCAATTCTCCTTCTTCAGAGATAGTCAGACCCTCGGATCAGGCTGGAGCACGTCCCCCGAACTCCAGATCCCTGCCATGTGGACTGAAGACTCTGGGTTTTACTGGTgtgagacagagacagtgactcacaacatcaacaaaaggagCCTGACATCTCAGATACGTGTACAGA GAGTGCCTGTATCTAATGTGAATCTAGAGATCCAGCCCACTGGAGGGCAGCTGATTGAAGGAGAAAATATGGTCCTTATTTGCTCAGTAGCCCAGGGTTCAGGGACTGTCACATTCTCCTGGCACAAAGAAGGAAGAGTAAGAAGCCTGGGTAGAAAGACCCAGCGTTCCCTGTTGGCAGAGCTGCATGTTCTCATGGTAAAGGAGAGCGACGCAGGGAGATACTACTGTGCAGCTGACAACGTTCACGGCCCCATCCTCAGCAGGTGGATTCAAGTCACTGTGAGAA TTCCGGTATCTCAGCCCATCCTCACCTTCAGGGCCCCCAGGGTCCAGGCTCTGGTGGGGGACCTACTGGAGCTTCACTGTGAGTCCCTGAGAGGCTCTCCCCCGATCCTGTACCGATTTTATCATGAGGATGTCACCCTGGGGAACAGCTCAGCCACCTCTGGAGGAGGAGCCTCCTTCAACCTCTCTCTGACTGCAGAACATTCTGGAAACTACTCCTGTGATGCAGACAATGGCCTGGGGGCCCAGCACAGTCATGGAGTGAGTCTCAGGGTCACAG TTCCGGTGTCTCGTCCCATCCTCACCCTCAGGGCTCCTGGGGCCCAGGCTGTGGTGGGGGACCTGTTGGAGCTTCACTGTGAGTCCCTGAGAGGTTCCTTCCCGATCCTGTACTGGTTTTATCACGAGGATGACACCTTGGGGAAGAGCTCGGCCCACTCTGGAGGAGGGGCATCCTTCAACCTCTCTCTGACTACAGAACATTCTGGCAACTACTCATGTGAGGCTGACAATGGCCTGGGGGCCCAGCGCAGTGAAGTGGTGACATTCAGTGTTACAG GAACTTCCAGGAACAGAACAGGCCTTACCACTGCGGGAGTCACGGGGCTGGTGCTCAGCATCCTcagccttgctgctgctgctgctgctctgctgCACTATGCCAGGGCCCAAAGGAAACCAG GAGGACTTTCTGCCACTGGAACATCTAG TCACAGTCCTAGTGAGTGCCAGGAGCCTTCCTCGTCCGGGCCTTCCAGGATAGACCTTCAAGAGCCCACCCACTCTAAACCACTAGCCCCAGTGGAGCTGGAGCCAATGTACAGCAACG TAAATCCTGGAGATAGCAACCTGATTTATTCCCACATCTGGAGCATCcaacacacaaaagaaaattcaG CTAATTGTCCAACGATGCATCAAGAGCATAAG GAACTCACAGTCCTCTATTcagaactgaagaagaaataCCCAGATGACTCTGCAGGGGAGGCTCGCAGCAGAGGCAGGGCCCATGAAGATGATGAAGAAAATTATGAGAATATGCCACATGCATTACTGGCCTCAGACCACTAG